The Nesterenkonia xinjiangensis genome contains a region encoding:
- a CDS encoding glyceraldehyde-3-phosphate dehydrogenase gives MPHHADEHLQQWIDRESMAEAMIPLIGRLYRENNVVTGIHGRKLVNQSAIDILKAHRFARQVDETELPIAETLPLVEALTTLDLGAASVDIARLNSKFKKSGSEDLVAFLRDELSEVVSRRGEGGSEPRDVVLYGFGRIGRLLARILVGRASSASGLRLRAIVVRRGSENDLAKRASLLRRDSVHGPFAGSIRLDEENQAIIANGTWIKVIYADDPAAVDYTVHDIDDAVVVDNTGRWRDEEGLSQHLRAPGVSRVLLTAPGQGGIKNIVFGVNHDDITSEDRILSAASCTTNAITPVAKLMHEAYGIDHGHVETVHSYTNDQNLIDNFHKGERRGRSAALNMVLTETGAAKAVAKALPELSGKLSGNSIRVPTPDVSMAILNLELERETSKDELNRFLRRESLEGSLHKQVDYIDSAEVVSTDFVGTRAAGIVDGLATIVNGRQAILYVWYDNEFGYSAQVIRTLEQMTDAAPVKFPRVEDLAAAPV, from the coding sequence GTGCCGCACCATGCTGACGAGCACCTCCAGCAGTGGATCGACAGAGAGTCCATGGCGGAAGCCATGATTCCGCTGATCGGCCGGCTCTACCGCGAGAACAACGTGGTGACCGGGATCCACGGCCGGAAACTTGTCAATCAGTCCGCCATCGACATCCTCAAGGCCCACCGATTCGCCCGTCAGGTGGATGAGACTGAGCTCCCCATCGCTGAGACGCTTCCCCTGGTGGAGGCCCTGACCACTCTGGACCTCGGCGCGGCCAGCGTGGACATCGCCCGCCTGAACTCCAAGTTCAAGAAGTCGGGATCCGAGGATCTCGTCGCCTTCCTGCGCGACGAGCTCTCCGAGGTCGTGAGCCGCCGAGGAGAGGGCGGCTCCGAGCCGCGTGACGTCGTCCTCTACGGTTTCGGCCGCATCGGCCGTCTGCTGGCACGGATCCTGGTGGGCCGAGCCTCCTCGGCCTCCGGACTGCGACTGCGAGCCATCGTGGTGCGCCGTGGTTCGGAGAACGATCTCGCCAAGCGCGCCTCGCTGCTGCGGCGAGACTCGGTGCACGGTCCCTTCGCCGGTTCGATTCGTCTCGACGAGGAGAACCAGGCGATCATCGCCAACGGGACGTGGATCAAGGTCATCTACGCCGACGATCCCGCGGCGGTGGACTACACCGTCCACGACATCGACGACGCGGTGGTGGTGGACAACACGGGCCGCTGGCGCGACGAGGAGGGCCTCAGCCAGCACCTCAGGGCACCTGGCGTGTCCCGGGTGCTGCTCACCGCACCGGGCCAGGGGGGTATCAAGAACATCGTTTTCGGCGTGAACCATGATGACATCACCTCTGAGGACCGCATCCTCTCCGCGGCGTCCTGCACCACCAATGCCATCACGCCGGTGGCCAAGCTGATGCACGAGGCCTACGGGATCGATCATGGGCACGTGGAGACGGTCCACTCCTACACCAATGACCAGAACCTCATCGACAACTTCCACAAGGGCGAGCGTCGGGGTCGTTCGGCGGCGCTGAACATGGTGCTCACCGAGACCGGGGCCGCCAAGGCCGTGGCCAAGGCGCTGCCGGAGCTGAGCGGGAAGCTCTCTGGCAACTCGATCCGCGTGCCCACCCCGGACGTCTCCATGGCGATCCTGAACCTGGAGCTGGAGCGGGAGACCAGCAAGGACGAGCTCAACCGGTTCCTGCGCCGGGAGTCGCTGGAGGGCTCGCTGCACAAGCAGGTCGACTACATCGACTCCGCCGAGGTCGTCTCCACCGATTTCGTGGGCACCCGCGCGGCCGGGATAGTCGACGGCCTGGCCACGATCGTCAACGGGCGCCAGGCGATCCTCTACGTCTGGTATGACAACGAGTTCGGCTACTCCGCTCAGGTCATCCGCACCCTGGAGCAGATGACCGATGCCGCCCCCGTGAAGTTCCCGCGCGTGGAGGATCTCGCCGCAGCTCCCGTCTGA
- a CDS encoding flotillin family protein, whose amino-acid sequence MLETLLGASLFVPILGLILVVVVAIAAIVARYRIAKPNEAIIVSGSGSKRSADSGLPATQKIVQGGGTFVLPFVQKSDSMSLESRKVLLETSAITQNGINLHVEAVALVKVDGKEDSIRAAAQRFLGQQQEIERFTKDVLEASLRSILGTMTVEQVNREREAFATRALDESESTLTNQGLLLDAFQIQGISDDNDYLVDLGRPEAAKVKRDADIAEENARRESERAHIAAEQEILESQRELDLRNATIREETDQAKAKAAAAGPRAEAEAQRAVVDQQRETAERRAQLREQELVAEVHKQADADRYRAEQEAEARRVAEVSEAQAQAERVRLAAEADLDRREKEARAVLLEGEAEAAAIRERGQAEALALHEKGEAYRSFGQAAIMDRIIATLPEIAHEAAAPMNNIDSLTVIDSAGANKVVKNGIDNVNQAVELASSTLGVDLRELLKNFTGQDLTATGVQADHEQSSAEAVTDGDSEEAKSAGSDSDAARTSAFGQD is encoded by the coding sequence ATGCTCGAGACACTGCTCGGGGCGAGCCTGTTCGTCCCCATCCTCGGCCTGATCCTGGTGGTGGTCGTGGCGATCGCCGCGATCGTCGCGCGCTACCGCATCGCGAAGCCGAACGAAGCGATCATCGTCTCCGGATCGGGATCCAAGCGCAGCGCCGACTCCGGACTGCCGGCGACCCAGAAGATCGTCCAGGGCGGAGGGACCTTCGTCCTGCCCTTCGTCCAGAAGTCCGACTCCATGTCCCTGGAGTCCCGCAAGGTCCTCCTCGAGACCTCGGCGATCACCCAGAACGGCATCAACCTCCACGTGGAGGCCGTCGCACTGGTCAAGGTCGACGGCAAGGAGGACTCCATCCGTGCCGCCGCCCAGCGTTTCCTGGGACAGCAGCAGGAGATCGAGCGGTTCACCAAGGACGTCCTCGAAGCCTCCCTGCGTTCCATCCTGGGCACCATGACCGTGGAGCAGGTCAACCGGGAGCGGGAGGCCTTCGCCACCCGTGCACTGGACGAGTCCGAGTCCACTCTGACCAACCAGGGCCTGCTGCTGGACGCCTTCCAAATCCAGGGCATCAGTGACGACAACGACTATCTCGTCGACCTCGGCCGCCCCGAGGCCGCCAAGGTCAAGCGCGATGCTGACATCGCCGAGGAGAACGCCCGTCGGGAGTCGGAGCGGGCCCATATCGCTGCTGAGCAGGAGATCCTCGAATCACAGCGAGAGCTGGACCTGCGCAACGCCACCATCCGTGAGGAGACCGACCAGGCCAAGGCGAAGGCCGCGGCCGCCGGTCCGCGGGCGGAGGCCGAGGCCCAGCGCGCGGTGGTCGACCAGCAGCGCGAGACTGCTGAGCGGCGGGCCCAGCTGCGCGAGCAGGAGCTCGTGGCCGAGGTGCACAAGCAGGCCGACGCCGACCGCTACCGCGCCGAGCAGGAGGCCGAGGCGCGGCGCGTGGCGGAGGTCTCTGAGGCGCAGGCTCAGGCTGAGCGGGTCCGGCTGGCCGCCGAGGCGGACCTGGATCGCCGCGAGAAGGAGGCGCGGGCCGTTCTGTTGGAGGGCGAGGCCGAGGCTGCCGCCATCCGCGAGCGGGGGCAGGCGGAGGCCCTGGCACTGCATGAAAAGGGCGAGGCCTACCGCAGCTTCGGACAGGCGGCCATCATGGACCGCATCATCGCCACGCTGCCGGAGATCGCCCATGAGGCGGCCGCGCCGATGAACAACATCGACTCGCTGACGGTGATCGACTCCGCCGGCGCCAACAAGGTCGTCAAGAACGGCATCGACAACGTCAATCAGGCCGTGGAGCTGGCCAGCTCCACCCTGGGAGTCGACCTGCGCGAGCTGCTGAAGAACTTCACCGGCCAGGACCTCACGGCGACCGGCGTACAGGCCGACCACGAGCAGTCCTCTGCCGAGGCCGTCACGGACGGCGACTCCGAGGAGGCCAAGTCTGCTGGGTCGGACTCTGACGCAGCCAGGACCTCCGCGTTCGGGCAGGACTGA
- a CDS encoding AAA family ATPase, with translation MFPFTAVLGQDALKNCLVLNAVDPAIGGVLALGDRGTAKTTTIRALGDLLRHHEIDMPVAEMPLGATEDRVLGSLDVDKALRGEIVFAPGILSDAHGGFLYIDEVNLLDDFLVDVLLDVSASGVNRVERDGLSHTHPARFVLVGSGNPEEGQLRPQLEDRFGLATDVRTITDPALRVEIVRRRLEHDADPEAFARGWQGRQTQLADRILSARARLGAVALPDSMLDRIVDVCVESGAVGHRADLVLARSARALAALAGRDEVTPTDVAFAAVPALQHRTPSRPGDRSTTPAARVKLSAARVLRLRAA, from the coding sequence GTGTTTCCCTTCACTGCCGTGCTCGGCCAGGACGCGTTGAAGAACTGTCTCGTCCTCAACGCCGTGGACCCCGCCATCGGCGGCGTCCTCGCCCTCGGAGACCGGGGGACGGCGAAGACCACCACCATCAGAGCCCTGGGCGATCTCCTCCGCCACCACGAGATCGACATGCCGGTGGCGGAGATGCCCCTCGGCGCCACCGAGGATCGCGTGCTCGGCAGCCTGGACGTGGACAAGGCGCTGCGGGGAGAGATCGTCTTCGCTCCCGGGATCCTCAGCGACGCCCATGGTGGCTTCCTCTACATCGATGAGGTCAACCTCCTCGACGACTTCCTGGTGGACGTTCTGCTCGACGTCTCGGCCTCAGGGGTCAACCGGGTGGAGCGGGACGGCCTCAGCCACACCCATCCGGCCCGGTTCGTGCTGGTGGGCAGCGGCAATCCCGAGGAGGGTCAGCTGCGCCCTCAGCTGGAGGACCGCTTCGGCCTGGCCACCGATGTCCGCACCATCACGGACCCGGCGCTGCGGGTCGAGATCGTGCGCCGCCGGCTGGAGCACGACGCCGACCCGGAGGCCTTCGCCCGAGGCTGGCAGGGCCGCCAGACCCAGCTCGCGGACCGGATCCTCTCCGCCCGGGCACGCCTGGGAGCCGTGGCGCTCCCGGACTCGATGCTGGACCGGATCGTCGACGTCTGCGTGGAGTCGGGTGCCGTCGGACATCGTGCTGACCTGGTGCTGGCGCGCAGCGCGCGAGCTCTGGCGGCGCTGGCCGGCCGTGACGAGGTCACCCCCACCGATGTCGCCTTCGCCGCCGTGCCCGCACTGCAGCACCGCACCCCCTCCCGCCCCGGGGACCGCAGCACCACACCGGCCGCCCGGGTGAAGCTCAGCGCCGCCCGCGTGCTCAGACTTCGCGCTGCATGA
- a CDS encoding VWA domain-containing protein, translating into MRGQALPGDPRRLQRRPDRITSLASALGGDALPAIEVPLQLVMTAWEAGAACGVLCTGDALLAEAAFRRLLPAADASIGHASMMTAEQIAALDSPRLLAMAADLEDVPPALLRRCTAILRFTGTTSPLDRADRADRLDRADRADWAGQARAVDDDEPGAGTSDALAARVVSLLARADCHDHALDAAATHLAAGLAEQVGVDHALALVEAVVAVPRQVARGSSDDLAEEASSCTPEDGSAPDQGTVEEEPSAEQAPGSGPSPDVDQPSEPDAQPGDDEPADLSEASATEEEQPPAPGAGAETAPSAEDPEEIQAAALTEASSPGVPSTPAPADVEGGEQTGEDGVEDADEDADEDSASDCAAAPDSPGPDASSPAGGPGHDDAEALAVDLGELRLDAESLEFSLQAGAGVRPSGMPTTATPPARRDAMARRHHAGRGGSESLSTDRGRMMREVPVERAGGVIAIAPTLRRAARRHAAALGTGQAPATVQSQDLRGVLRRRRGGLHTVVVVDGSSSMGAGGIARAAQEVDELISSSVSRRGAVSMVLASGAAARVLVTRSTSVSRIREAARREPAGGGTPLVHALELAAAMVSEDEPAHRRVVIISDGRPTVGRGGTHLRQEAAVLELEEQLETLMDLCARVSILPVGIASEGGLRRAMAPFRRAGAQVL; encoded by the coding sequence ATGAGGGGCCAAGCCCTCCCCGGAGACCCCCGACGTCTCCAGCGGCGCCCGGATCGAATCACGTCGCTGGCCTCGGCACTGGGCGGAGACGCGCTCCCGGCCATCGAGGTGCCGCTGCAGCTGGTGATGACGGCGTGGGAGGCTGGGGCAGCATGCGGTGTGCTGTGCACCGGGGATGCGCTGCTGGCCGAGGCCGCATTCCGTCGTCTGCTTCCGGCGGCCGATGCCTCGATCGGCCACGCGTCGATGATGACGGCAGAGCAGATCGCGGCACTGGACTCGCCGCGCCTGCTCGCCATGGCGGCTGATCTCGAGGACGTGCCGCCGGCACTGCTGCGCCGGTGCACTGCCATTCTCCGATTCACCGGCACCACGTCGCCTCTGGACCGAGCAGACCGAGCAGACCGGTTGGATCGGGCGGATCGGGCTGACTGGGCGGGCCAGGCGCGCGCGGTGGACGACGATGAGCCAGGGGCCGGGACCTCCGATGCCCTCGCCGCCCGCGTGGTCTCTCTCCTGGCACGGGCCGACTGCCACGACCATGCACTGGACGCCGCGGCGACCCATCTGGCGGCGGGACTGGCGGAACAGGTCGGGGTCGACCATGCACTGGCGCTGGTGGAGGCGGTCGTCGCTGTTCCCCGGCAGGTGGCGCGTGGTTCCTCCGACGACCTCGCCGAGGAGGCTTCCAGCTGCACGCCCGAGGACGGGTCGGCCCCCGACCAGGGCACCGTGGAGGAGGAACCCTCCGCCGAACAGGCGCCGGGAAGCGGTCCGTCCCCGGATGTCGACCAGCCCTCGGAGCCCGACGCCCAGCCCGGCGACGACGAGCCGGCCGATCTCTCGGAAGCCAGCGCGACGGAGGAGGAGCAGCCCCCTGCACCGGGTGCCGGCGCGGAGACCGCCCCATCCGCCGAGGATCCTGAGGAGATCCAGGCGGCGGCACTCACGGAAGCCAGCTCCCCAGGAGTCCCCTCGACCCCCGCCCCGGCCGATGTCGAGGGCGGGGAGCAGACGGGCGAAGACGGCGTGGAGGACGCCGACGAGGACGCCGACGAGGACTCGGCGAGCGATTGTGCCGCCGCGCCCGACTCTCCCGGTCCGGACGCGTCGAGTCCTGCGGGAGGCCCCGGCCACGACGACGCCGAAGCTCTCGCCGTCGACCTCGGCGAGCTGCGCCTGGATGCGGAGAGCCTGGAGTTCAGCCTGCAGGCAGGGGCGGGGGTGAGACCCTCCGGGATGCCCACGACGGCGACTCCCCCGGCTCGTCGAGACGCCATGGCCCGCCGCCATCATGCGGGCCGAGGCGGCTCCGAGAGCCTCTCCACAGATCGCGGTCGGATGATGCGCGAAGTCCCGGTGGAGCGCGCGGGCGGGGTGATCGCCATCGCCCCGACTCTGCGCCGGGCTGCCCGACGCCACGCCGCTGCGCTCGGAACAGGCCAGGCCCCCGCCACAGTCCAGAGCCAGGACCTCCGCGGCGTGCTGCGTCGGCGCAGAGGCGGCCTGCACACCGTGGTCGTGGTGGACGGCTCGTCATCGATGGGGGCAGGCGGAATCGCCCGGGCGGCCCAGGAGGTCGACGAGCTGATCTCCTCCTCGGTGTCCCGGCGGGGCGCGGTCAGCATGGTGCTGGCCTCGGGCGCCGCCGCCCGCGTGCTGGTCACCCGCTCCACCAGCGTGTCTCGGATCCGAGAGGCAGCACGGCGTGAGCCCGCCGGCGGCGGCACTCCCCTGGTCCATGCGCTCGAGCTCGCCGCAGCCATGGTGTCCGAGGACGAACCGGCGCACCGCCGAGTGGTGATCATCTCCGACGGCCGCCCCACCGTCGGCCGCGGAGGCACTCACCTTCGGCAGGAGGCCGCCGTCCTGGAGCTGGAGGAGCAGCTCGAGACTCTCATGGACCTGTGTGCCCGCGTCTCTATCCTGCCGGTCGGAATAGCATCGGAGGGCGGTCTGCGCCGCGCCATGGCTCCGTTCCGGCGCGCGGGAGCGCAGGTGCTCTGA
- a CDS encoding peroxide stress protein YaaA, with translation MLIFLPPSEGKTAPRDEHAAPLDLTSMALPEVEEQRRAAVDALIRISRQDDAQQVLKVGARVMEEVEQNRRLWEAPAAPAHEVYTGVLFDALDASALPAAASARAAEQVLVFSGLFGATSFADRIPAYRLSMGVDLSPADGEGPGKLGGYWRRALAEPLRRRVGDQLVLDCRSAGYAAAFRPEPDQTLVVNSFTERAGERKVVTHFAKHARGVLTGMALRAEQEPRTVDDVAQLAAARWEVEVRPATGRTPHQLDLIERG, from the coding sequence GTGCTGATCTTTCTCCCACCCTCCGAAGGCAAGACTGCTCCGCGAGACGAGCACGCCGCGCCCCTTGACCTGACGTCCATGGCCCTCCCCGAGGTCGAGGAGCAGCGCCGGGCCGCCGTGGACGCACTCATCCGGATCAGCCGGCAGGACGACGCCCAGCAGGTCCTCAAGGTCGGAGCCAGGGTGATGGAGGAGGTCGAGCAGAACCGACGGCTCTGGGAGGCACCGGCCGCGCCGGCCCATGAGGTCTACACCGGCGTGCTCTTTGATGCTCTGGACGCCTCGGCGCTGCCTGCGGCGGCCTCGGCGCGAGCCGCCGAGCAGGTGCTGGTCTTCTCCGGCCTCTTCGGGGCGACCTCGTTCGCCGACCGGATCCCCGCCTACCGGCTCTCCATGGGGGTCGACCTCTCCCCCGCAGACGGTGAGGGTCCGGGCAAGCTGGGCGGCTACTGGCGCCGGGCTCTGGCCGAGCCGCTGCGCCGGCGGGTGGGCGACCAGCTGGTGCTGGACTGCCGGTCGGCCGGCTACGCGGCGGCCTTCCGGCCCGAGCCGGACCAGACCCTGGTGGTCAACAGCTTCACCGAGCGTGCGGGCGAGAGGAAGGTGGTCACCCACTTCGCCAAGCACGCCCGTGGCGTGCTCACCGGCATGGCTCTGCGTGCGGAGCAGGAGCCGCGCACGGTCGACGACGTCGCCCAGCTCGCCGCCGCCCGCTGGGAGGTCGAGGTGCGCCCGGCCACCGGCCGCACGCCCCACCAGCTGGACCTCATCGAGCGGGGCTGA